The proteins below come from a single Dermatophagoides farinae isolate YC_2012a chromosome 7, ASM2471394v1, whole genome shotgun sequence genomic window:
- the LOC124496721 gene encoding uncharacterized protein LOC124496721, translating to MTAEESFNYLYVTLPAQVSGSNLEMINILTPILNVDDNGKNHHHHQNENSNNGLTTANHHRLSSNDIVHNDHHHHSITFETIDIKSENGILTINTDESQTSPSDVAISIDPDLDLKRYERLQKDIMRKKMARMRETEQQRLQRLQKDRERKKLSRQNETYEQRQRRLEKDRIRIQQRRALESDEERKRRLEKNRLSKRNARIKENPRYNS from the coding sequence atgactgcCGAAGAAAGTTTCAATTATCTATATGTAACATTACCAGCACAGGTATCCGGTTCCAACCTGGAAATGATCAACATATTGACACCAATattaaatgttgatgataatggtaaaaatcatcatcatcatcaaaatgaaaattcaaataatggcCTCACTACtgctaatcatcatcgattatcatcaaatgatatcgtacataatgatcatcatcatcattcgattacCTTTGAAACAATCGATATAAAATCTGAAAATGGAATACTAACCATAAATACTGATGAAAGTCAAACATCACCATCCGATGTGGCCATTAGCATTGATCCTGATTTAGATCTAAAACGTTATGAACGATTACAGAAAGATATTATGCGAAAAAAGATGGCACGTATGCGTGAAactgaacaacaacgattaCAACGGCTACAAAAAGATCGTGAACGTAAAAAACTTTCTCGTCAAAATGAAACCTatgaacaacgacaacgacgttTGGAAAAGGACCGCATCCGGATACAACAACGTCGTGCATTAGAAAGTGATGAAGAACGAAAACGTCGATTGGAAAAGAATCGTCTTAGTAAACGTAATGCTCGTATCAAAGAAAATCCACGATACAATTcctaa
- the LOC124496778 gene encoding uncharacterized protein LOC124496778 yields the protein MDFNKFNLSSIEWKNFQSIYNNKNNRLPLIGSICYCTYNLHMSLNGGLSSLIPSIGNRSLNLLLLTSHIGIGYYINRQKHIQQCHDHIIISIYGSLMFNLSSFLFTAIMKNFIPQSQLFRSIFAMFIAMMNIYMGRKIFKIIT from the exons ATggatttcaataaattcaatttatcatcgattgaatggaaaaattttcaatcaatttataataataaaaataatcgtCTACCATTAATTGGTTCAATTTGTTATTGTACATATAATCTACATATGTCATTGAATGGCGGTTTATCaag CCTAATACCATCGATTGGTAATCGATCATTGAATCTTTTATTACTTACATCACACATTGGAATCGGTTATTATATAAATCGTCAAAAACATATTCAACAATGTCATGAtcacattatcatttcaatttatggATCATTGATGTTTAATTTaagttcatttttatttacagccataatgaaaaatttcataccACAATCACAATTGTTTAGAAGCATATTTGCCATGTTCATAgcaatgatgaacatttatatgggtagaaaaatttttaaaattatcacttga